ACTACGAGATTTTGATGTAGTTAGTGATGAAGTTGAATGTGTAAAGAAATAATCATAAAATTGCCTTTCAGTTTCAAGTCGTGATTTGATAATATCTACAGATGTAATGTCTGATGCTTTAATTTGATGAAAAGTTGATTCAAAGAATTCTAAAGGAAATAATTTTGTAACTTCAAGATTGTGTGCCTGTGGCTGAGACTCATGTGGTAAAACTAGAGGCTGAACAAGTAATGGCGCATCCATTAATCCTCCTATTCTATCAGAAAGAAATTGCCTTGAAAAATTAAGTAAACTGTCCATTAGAAGCATTATAGAATCGGCATCACCATCAGCATCTCTTCTTTTTGCTGAATGCCAATTTGGAGTTGCAAAACAAACATGGGTTTCAGTATATCCAATTATTCGTCCTACAATTCCAACAGAAGTGTGGGGTGCTAAACCAATAATTAGATGACCAATCAATTCTTTGAAATTATTTACATTATAAAATGCAGATGTGCCATAAAATTTCTCTAAAAGCACATCAATGTATTTACAAGTTGCAATAAGATATTTTCCACTTTCATAAGGAATTATCACATCTTGCATACGAAGTTCAATGATTTGATCCGAGTTTTCAAGAGGGTTACCGTCAATATCATGATAATAACCAAGTTGTTTTAGTTCCTCAATTGAAGTTCCAATCCAAGATGGTTTGAATTGAGTTAGAGGAGAATTTGTTGCGTCAAATCTAACAGTTCCATCTTTGAAAGTTGTTAATCCAAAGTTTTGTCGTGTTAGTCCTTTTTCTAGAGGTTCAGCAATTTTATCTTGATTAATTAGTTCTTTTACGCCTTTGAATGGCTCTTTTGCACGAAGACCCATTTTTTCTTGAGCTAAAAGCAATCTTGTTTTTAGTGGAAATTCTTTGTGAGAATGTGCAAGAGCTTTACGCTTACATTTTTCACAAAATGGTTCATTGAGAATGTCCCTGCAATTGGTGCATCTATAGGTAATTGTTGTTTTTATACCACAGTTAGAACATTTTATTCCAATTGAAGGCTCATTGCATTTGTTGCAAATTCTGTTAAAGATATTTGCAAAAAAGTGTTCATTTCTAGATGCCTTTAGAAGATCTCTGGTAGGTCCTCCTTTATCACTAACTGGAAATAAAACATGTGTTGGAGGTTTCATTTGTCTTGCAGCTGCTTTTTCAGGTCTTCCTATTCTAACACCAACTGAAGTTGAAAATTTATTTTTGATTTGAATGCCTGAAGACTTTGATATTATTATAGGAACTGAAAAATCATTAATTGTTGGTTTTTTTCCAAATAATAAATTAAAGAATATTTTTGCTTCTTGACTTTCTAAAATTATTTTTTGATTATCAATTTTATGAGGAGTACCAAGATTTTCAAGAATTTTTTTAATTTTAATTGGGTATTCGATTAATGTATCATTAACTTTTATTGGCTCTAAGAGCATAGCTAGATCTTCGGATGAAATTTTATCCCAAAAGTATAGATAATGAGGATGAAGTGGAATTTTAAAATCAAGTGAAATTTTTATTGCTTCATCAACTGAAGGAGTTTTACTTAAGAACTGTTCTAGATAGTAAGTTTTAGATTCAGTATTTTGGATTTTTTGTTTTAGTTCCTCAATCCAGAATTCCTCAACATATGCAGATGGAATTAGTTGGGCATTGTTTTCAAGAAAATCTCCAAATGAAATTAGAATATCTCCTAGATGTAGTATTTTTTCGATTTCATTTTTTATTTCTAATGCATGTTTTACATCTCTAATTCTTACAACATTTCCATTGTTCAGACGAACAGTTGGTGTATCAATAGAATCAACAAAAGCAACTGTGGCTCCTTTTCCAGGAATGTCAATTTTGATTTGTGTTCCCACAACTACTGTATGATCAAGAATTTCAGCAATTACAGGATGAATTCCAACTGCTGCAAATCCGGTATTGCATGCTCTGCCATATCTTAATCGAAATCCACCTAGTTTGTTAGGCATTGATAATACTGATCTGCCTGTAATTACCTCACGCATTCTCTTAGCAGCTGCATCTTCTTGATTATCACCAGTTTGGACTGCTCCTTTGAGATCATTGAGCCATTCCCAACCATCTAAATTATATAATTCAATTCTTTTGAGAAGTTTTTTCGATCTTCCAATTAATCCATCATTTAAAACTCGTAGTGCTCCACCTCTAACTCTGTCAGTTTTGATTCGAGTCATAGATTTGTGATTTACAACCTCATAGGGATCTGTATCCACACCATCTAATTCTACGGGAAGATTTGAAATTACATGTTCAATATCTTCATCTAATATATGGAATTGGAAACTGCTAGCTTCTCTTTCATAGATTCGTAGTTCTTCAACAAATCTACCTGTTTCATCATCAAATGAATTAGCCTGATATTTGGATAGCCCAGCCGCTTTTCTAACATGATCTGCAATCAATATTGTTACAGCAGATTCTGTTCCTCCTGCTGAACGCATTGGTCCTGCAATTGAAACTGA
This genomic window from Nitrosopumilus ureiphilus contains:
- a CDS encoding DNA polymerase II large subunit is translated as MSENDAISRISGIKMPSYYLDYYTNLSTDTYSIFEHAAKAKSSLVDSSGIIEPKIAFDLADRVAKMHEIDIADPLRELLKINGKELSALILSKEIALGKYSLPDASLEEKLDLAVRVGLAIVTEGVTIAPLQGISEVKIKKNKDGTEYLSVSIAGPMRSAGGTESAVTILIADHVRKAAGLSKYQANSFDDETGRFVEELRIYEREASSFQFHILDEDIEHVISNLPVELDGVDTDPYEVVNHKSMTRIKTDRVRGGALRVLNDGLIGRSKKLLKRIELYNLDGWEWLNDLKGAVQTGDNQEDAAAKRMREVITGRSVLSMPNKLGGFRLRYGRACNTGFAAVGIHPVIAEILDHTVVVGTQIKIDIPGKGATVAFVDSIDTPTVRLNNGNVVRIRDVKHALEIKNEIEKILHLGDILISFGDFLENNAQLIPSAYVEEFWIEELKQKIQNTESKTYYLEQFLSKTPSVDEAIKISLDFKIPLHPHYLYFWDKISSEDLAMLLEPIKVNDTLIEYPIKIKKILENLGTPHKIDNQKIILESQEAKIFFNLLFGKKPTINDFSVPIIISKSSGIQIKNKFSTSVGVRIGRPEKAAARQMKPPTHVLFPVSDKGGPTRDLLKASRNEHFFANIFNRICNKCNEPSIGIKCSNCGIKTTITYRCTNCRDILNEPFCEKCKRKALAHSHKEFPLKTRLLLAQEKMGLRAKEPFKGVKELINQDKIAEPLEKGLTRQNFGLTTFKDGTVRFDATNSPLTQFKPSWIGTSIEELKQLGYYHDIDGNPLENSDQIIELRMQDVIIPYESGKYLIATCKYIDVLLEKFYGTSAFYNVNNFKELIGHLIIGLAPHTSVGIVGRIIGYTETHVCFATPNWHSAKRRDADGDADSIMLLMDSLLNFSRQFLSDRIGGLMDAPLLVQPLVLPHESQPQAHNLEVTKLFPLEFFESTFHQIKASDITSVDIIKSRLETERQFYDYFFTHSTSSLTTSKSRSAYSTLGSMLDKFDMQVKNADLIDAVNTSEIVSNVISTHLVPDIMGNLRAYARQNFRCTGCGKSYRRMPLIQTCVCGHKLIATITRGSVEKYLKLAKRLVEKYDVSEYQRGRIHALSDEIELVFGKNKGDQSLLTDYA